From Abyssibius alkaniclasticus:
AAATGCCCGACATGGCGAAAATATCGCCGATCTTGCCAATTGCAAGCGTGCGCCCGCCCGCATCAACCACGCGGTTGCACAGGGTTTTTTCGGGCGGTGTAATGGCATAATCATGCCGGTTCGGCGTGCGTTTGAAGCTGGCCGCATCCGCCCCCAGAAACGGGCGCGCGATGACCCGGCCCACCATCATCGGGTGGAAAAGTTCGGCGGCAATTTCGCAAAGCGCATATAGCTTTTCCAGCCCGAATGCCTGCTCATGGGCGGCGATCTGCACCACGCTATCGGCCGAGGTATAGACGATGGGCTTGCCGGTTTTCACATGCGCCTCGCCAAGCTCTTCAATAATTCTGGTGCCCGAGGCATGGCAATCGCCCAGAATGCCGGGCAGGCCAGCCCGCGCAATCATCTCGGCAATCTTGTCCGCTGGGAAGGCGGGCTTTGTGTCGGGGAAATAGTGCCAGTCAAACGGCACGGGCATTCCTGCAAGCTCCCAATGGCCCGAAGGCGTGTCTTTACCGTTGGACACTTCATTGGCCGCCGCGTAGGGGCCGGTGGGTGTGGATGAAAAACCCGGCGGATAGGTGCCGGTGGCCAGTTCCGCCGCCCGGCCAAGGCCAAGTGCATCGAGATTGGGCAGGCGCAGCGGGCCGTTTCGCCCCTCATTCGCACGCCCCGCCGCGCATTCAGCGGCGATATGGCCGAGCGTGTCCGAACCTTCATCGCCAAAGGCGGCGGCATCACCTGCTCCGCCAATGCCAACAGAATCCATCACAACAAGAAAAGCGCGGCTCATGGTGCGATCCTTTCCAGAACAAGCGGCGTTTCGGCGGGCGCATCGCCAATGGTATAGGCCGCGTCCAGCCGTGCGCGGGCGGCTTGCAGCCCGGCATCGCTGCGGGCATGAATGCGGGCGATGGGGGTATGTGCATCCACCTTCGCCCCAAGCGATGCGAGCCTGTCCAGCCCAACCGCATAGTCAATGGCATCGGCGGCGCGGCGGCGACCGCCGCCAAGTTCGACCACCGCCTGCCCCACGGCGCGGGTATTGATCTGCGCGACATGGCCTTCGGTTCTTGCGAAATAATCCATAATGATCGGCGCGGCTTCCATGTGCTTTTCGGGCGCATCCATAAAATCGGCTGGCCCGCCAAGCGCGGCAACCATCTGCGCGAATTTCTCTGCCGCCGCCCCGCTGGCATAGGCGTTGTTCACCTTGGCGCGCGCATCATCCAGACTTTCCGCCAAGCCGGCGCTGTGCAAAAGGTCAGCGCAAAGCGCGACCGTAACCTCATAAAGCCGTGCATCGGCATTGCCGCGCAAAAACGCCACGGCATTGGCCATTTCCAGCGCATTGCCGGCCGCACTGGCCAGCGGCTGGTTCATATCGGTCAGCAGCGCGGTGGTGGTGCAGCCCGCACCGTTAGCCACCTGCACAAGGCTTTCGGCCAGCGCGCGCGCGTCGGCCGCCGTGGCCATGAATGCGCCCGAGCCGAACTTTACATCCAGCACCAGATGCTCCAACCCCGCAGCAAGCTTTTTGGACAGGATCGAGGCAGTGATCAGGTCAATCGATTCGACTGTCGCCGTCACGTCGCGAATGCCGTAAAGGCGCTTGTCAGCGGGGGCAATTTCGCCGGTCTGGCCGATAATCGCACAGCCCACCTGCCCGACCACGCGGCGCAATTCGCCAATATCGGGCTGGGTGTTATAGCCGGGGATGGCATCGAACTTGTCGAGCGTGCCGCCCGTATGCCCAAGGCCGCGGCCCGAAATCATCGGCACATAGGCGCCACAGGCGGCAAGCGCGGGCGCAAGCATGAGCGATACATTGTCCCCCACGCCGCCGGTTGAATGTTTGTCCACCACCGGGCCGGGCATGGCCCATGTCAGCACATCGCCGCTGTCCCGCATGGCACATGTCAGCGCAACACGCTCATCAATGCTCATCTTCTGGAAAAATACCGCCATCGCAAAGGCTGCGGCCTGGCCTTCGGAGATGCTGCCATCGGTGATGCCGGCGACGAATTGCGCAATCGCCGCCTGTGGCAACACGCCCCCGTCACGTTTAAGCGCAATAATTTCCTGTGTCAGCATGTCAGCCCCCTGCGTTGAACCTGTAGCATTGGGCGGTTTTTGTCCAGATGGTCAAGAATTATTATCGAGCTGCGCCTGATCAAACGCATAGGGCAAAAGCTCGGCCATTGTCATGCGCCGCCGCTCGCCATTCAGATCGGCCAGAATGACCACGGTATCGGGGCTGGAAAATTCGGCCAGCTTCTGCCGACAGCCGCCACAGGGCGTAACGGGCTGCGGGCTGACGGCCATAACCAGCACTTGCGTGATCTGCCGTTCACCCGCCGCCACCATTGCCGCTATGGCCCCGGCTTCGGCGCAAGTGCCCTGCGGATAGGCGACATTCTCGACATTGCAGCCGGAAAACACCGCGCCCGTTGCGGTTTCAATCGCCGCACCCACCGCAAAGTTGGAATAGGGCGCATAGGCCTGTGCGCGGGCGGCCTTGGCAGCGTCAAACAGCATCGTCATCTCCTGAAGGGGCTAGGTCCAGCTTTCACGTTTACGATAAAGCGTTGAGGGTGACACGCCCAAAATGCGGGCCGCTTGCGGCAACGAGCCGTCGCTCGCCTCGATCGTTGCCTCAATGAATGCCCGCTCCATTTCGGCAAGCGTATGGCCAACAAAGGCCGATATCTTTGGCGTGGCATCGCCACGTGCGACGGGGTGTTCCGGCGCGCTGGGTGACATCATGCGCCGGGCTTCCACCAGAATATCATGCGGCAGCATTTCGGGCATCATCTCGACACCGTCATTCAGCACAACCACATTGCGCAGCACGTTCAAAAGCTGGCGCACATTGCCCGGCCAGTCGAGCCTGCGGAACATCTGCGCGGTTTCGGGATTGAGCCGACGGAACATCTTGCCTTCTTCCTGTGCGAATTTATGCAAGGTCAGCTCGGCAATCTTCAAAATATCGTCGCGCCGTTCGCGCAAGGGCGGCAGGTGAATCGGCACAACATGCAACCGGTAGTAAAGATCTTCGCGAAAGCGCCCGGCCCGCATTTCGACCATAGGGTCGCGGTTGGTGGCGCAGACTATGCGCACATCGACCACGCGGGGTGTCACCGCGCCAACCGGCGTTACCGTTGATGTTTGCAGGAAACGCAGCAGCTTGGTTTGCAGCGACAGGTCCATCTCGCAGATTTCATCCAGAAACAGCGTGCCGCCATGCGCCGCAGCCGCAGCACCTTTCTTGTCGGAAATGGCGCCGGTGAACGAGCCTTTCAGATGGCCAAACACCTCGGATTCCAGCAAGTCGCGCGGGATTGCACCGCAGTTGAGCGCAATGAACGGCCCTTCGGCACGGGGCGAACAATCATGGATCGCATGGGCGGCCAGCTCCTTGCCCGTGCCGCTTTCCCCGGTGATGAAAACCGAAGCGGTCGAGCGGCCGATCCGGTCGATCATCCGGTAAATTGCCTGCATTTCGGGGGAATTGCCCAGAAACCCGTGAAACCCTTCGCCCGATTGCGGCTTTTCAGGCGTATCGGCGCGCTGCGTGCGCTCAGCACTCAGCGCATTTTCAACGGCGCGCAGCAGGCGGTTTTCGTCAAACGGCTTCACCAGAAAATCAAAGGCGCCAAGGCGCATTGCCTCAACCGCGCGGTTGATCGAGCCATTGGCGGTAATCACGATGACCCGTGCATTGGCGTCATGGCGATGAACCTCGTCCATCAGCTCCATCCCGTCGCCATCGGGCAGCATCAGGTCGAGCAACACGGTGCTGGCCTTGGATTTGCGCCAGCTCGCACGTGCCTCTTGCAGGCTGCTTGCGGTCACCACCTCATGCCCGGCCTTTTTCAGCACGGTTTCATACAGCATGGCCAGCGATAGCGTGTCTTCGACAAGGAGAATAGGAGATGCCATCGCCTCTGCTACCAATTGCCGGCCTCTTTGGCAACAAATGTCAAAAGCGCATCAACCCCGTCAATCAACCGTGCCAACCTTGGGGCCACACGCGCCCAATCTTC
This genomic window contains:
- a CDS encoding sigma-54-dependent transcriptional regulator, translated to MASPILLVEDTLSLAMLYETVLKKAGHEVVTASSLQEARASWRKSKASTVLLDLMLPDGDGMELMDEVHRHDANARVIVITANGSINRAVEAMRLGAFDFLVKPFDENRLLRAVENALSAERTQRADTPEKPQSGEGFHGFLGNSPEMQAIYRMIDRIGRSTASVFITGESGTGKELAAHAIHDCSPRAEGPFIALNCGAIPRDLLESEVFGHLKGSFTGAISDKKGAAAAAHGGTLFLDEICEMDLSLQTKLLRFLQTSTVTPVGAVTPRVVDVRIVCATNRDPMVEMRAGRFREDLYYRLHVVPIHLPPLRERRDDILKIAELTLHKFAQEEGKMFRRLNPETAQMFRRLDWPGNVRQLLNVLRNVVVLNDGVEMMPEMLPHDILVEARRMMSPSAPEHPVARGDATPKISAFVGHTLAEMERAFIEATIEASDGSLPQAARILGVSPSTLYRKRESWT
- the cdd gene encoding cytidine deaminase, with the protein product MTMLFDAAKAARAQAYAPYSNFAVGAAIETATGAVFSGCNVENVAYPQGTCAEAGAIAAMVAAGERQITQVLVMAVSPQPVTPCGGCRQKLAEFSSPDTVVILADLNGERRRMTMAELLPYAFDQAQLDNNS
- a CDS encoding phosphopentomutase, which produces MSRAFLVVMDSVGIGGAGDAAAFGDEGSDTLGHIAAECAAGRANEGRNGPLRLPNLDALGLGRAAELATGTYPPGFSSTPTGPYAAANEVSNGKDTPSGHWELAGMPVPFDWHYFPDTKPAFPADKIAEMIARAGLPGILGDCHASGTRIIEELGEAHVKTGKPIVYTSADSVVQIAAHEQAFGLEKLYALCEIAAELFHPMMVGRVIARPFLGADAASFKRTPNRHDYAITPPEKTLCNRVVDAGGRTLAIGKIGDIFAMSGISEVFKGKDDMALFDHLLTLADSAQDGDLVFANFVEFDSEYGHRRDVPGYARALETFDARIPALLKKMRKDDLLIITADHGNDPTWHGTEHTRERVPVLVHGAGLEPGPLGQVGFVQVGETLAAHLGLAQGKHGRSFL
- the deoA gene encoding thymidine phosphorylase — its product is MLTQEIIALKRDGGVLPQAAIAQFVAGITDGSISEGQAAAFAMAVFFQKMSIDERVALTCAMRDSGDVLTWAMPGPVVDKHSTGGVGDNVSLMLAPALAACGAYVPMISGRGLGHTGGTLDKFDAIPGYNTQPDIGELRRVVGQVGCAIIGQTGEIAPADKRLYGIRDVTATVESIDLITASILSKKLAAGLEHLVLDVKFGSGAFMATAADARALAESLVQVANGAGCTTTALLTDMNQPLASAAGNALEMANAVAFLRGNADARLYEVTVALCADLLHSAGLAESLDDARAKVNNAYASGAAAEKFAQMVAALGGPADFMDAPEKHMEAAPIIMDYFARTEGHVAQINTRAVGQAVVELGGGRRRAADAIDYAVGLDRLASLGAKVDAHTPIARIHARSDAGLQAARARLDAAYTIGDAPAETPLVLERIAP